One Chionomys nivalis chromosome 4, mChiNiv1.1, whole genome shotgun sequence genomic region harbors:
- the Rbp1 gene encoding LOW QUALITY PROTEIN: retinol-binding protein 1 (The sequence of the model RefSeq protein was modified relative to this genomic sequence to represent the inferred CDS: deleted 1 base in 1 codon), with amino-acid sequence MDPPAGFVHAWNPAVTAPRSPESPEGAHFRAAHHSESIGSQRPGRAYSHSCLSVSDHPQTVPKMPVDFNGYWKMLSNENFEEYLRALDVNVALRKIANLLKPDKEIVQDGDHMIIRTLSTFRNYIMDFQVGQEFEEDLTGIDDRKCMTTVSWDGDKLQCVQKGEKEGRGWTQWIEGDELHLEMRAQGVICKQVFKKVH; translated from the exons ATGGATCCTCCTGCGGGCTTTGTGCACGCTTGGAATCCAGCTGTCACCGCCCCGCGGAGCCCCGAGTCCCCCGAGGGCGCCCATTTCCGGGCCGCCCATCACTCGGAGAGCATTGGCAGCCAGCGTCCAGGCCGAGCCTACAGCCACTCCTGCCTT TCGGTGTCCGACCACCCCCAGACCGTCCCCAAAATGCCTGTGGACTTCAATGGGTACTGGAAGATGCTGAGCAACGAGAATTTTGAGGAGTACCTGCGCGCGCTCG ATGTCAACGTAGCCTTGCGCAAAATCGCCAACTTGCTGAAGCCAGACAAAGAGATCGTGCAGGACGGAGACCACATGATCATCCGCACGCTGAGCACTTTTCGCAACTACATTATGGACTTCCAAGTTGGGCAGGAGTTTGAGGAGGATCTGACAGGCATTGACGACCGCAAGTGCATG ACCACAGTGAGCTGGGACGGGGACAAGCTCCAGTGTGTGCAGAAGGGCGAGAAGGAGGGGCGTGGCTGGACCCAGTGGATCGAGGGTGATGAGCTGCACCTG